The Bremerella cremea region CTCAGTGCTTTGCGGCGATAATTTTTCAAGAGACTTCGCTTTTCCTCGGAAAACACGGCGTGTTTTGCGTCTGGAATTTTCTGAAACCTCGCCTTTGCTCATCGGTTTGAGTCCTCTATTGGCCGTTCCCCATCCCAAAACGGGCATCGATTTCGCGATTCAACTCCAGCGAACAACTAGGTCCTTCTGTGACGATCGTGCCGTTTCCAGCGAATACGGGAGGTTGCCGGTCAATTTGGCTTCGATTTCCCTTGGAACCTTTCGGGGCTCTGCACCTGAATGAGCTTTATTGAAGATAGAGCTTGGAAACGAAATCGGCTGGATTGAATACTCGGGGGAAGTGTTGCTATGCAAAAACTGATTGTTGCCTTGGTGGCATTGGCATGCTTTGCCACGCCGGTCTTGTTAACGGTGGCCAGCTATACCAGCCAGGACTTTTCCCCAAACGAAGACGTCTCTCCTAGAAACCTACATGGGAAGGTCTTATTTTTCTCGGCCAACTGGTGCCCGGCCTGTCGGCATGCAGATCCCGTTTACCAAGAGCTTCGTAATGCAGGGTACCCAATAAGCAAGGTAGACGTTGATTCCAACCCAACCCTCGCCGAAAAGTACGGCATCCGATCCATTCCCCAGTTTATCTATGTGGTTGATGGGCATGAGAAATCTCGCATCTCTGGAGGAGCCTCAGCCAATCGCATCAAACGCCTCTTTCAAGGAGGGTGGTAAATCCTGCGTTTAAGTCGCCAATCTCCTTAAGAGGCCCCTCTAGTCGCTACGCCCATTGATTCGCATTGAGTACTTCTCCTCAAAAGTGCTAGATTGATTGCCCCGGTTTCCAATACCAACGAGGGGCAACCAATCCATCAGGAGAGTTCGATGCGAAATTACGATTCAGTTGGGCTCACACGCTGCTTGCCACTTCTTAGCGTGCTTCTCTTGCTTGCCCCCCAACACCTAATCGCTGCAGAAGCGACTGCTACTGGTCCAAACATTCGCTTGAACACGACTTATGGGGCTGAAACGTATCGACCTGCGGAGTTCGTCGCTGGGGAGACGGTCGTCGTTCAGGCAAAAACAAGTCACTTGAAGGCGAATGCTCAGGGGCAATACCAATTCGCCACCGAAGCCCAATTGCTCGATTCTGCAGGCAAAACCATTGAGAAGATCCCTCTTCACCGATCTTCTGAAATTGCCAATAGCTTTGAAACGGTCCACCTTTCCTTTCGCATTCCCACCGAAACACCACCGGGAAAGTATCGTTTTTTAGCCACCCTCCACGACTTAATGGCAGACACAAAGACAACCGCTGAACTAGAAATCACACTTCATCCGCGCGAGTCTCAAGACGTCACCGAACTACGGCTGACGCAAGAGCCTGCGACCTCACTACGCCCGGGTGCGACGTATTTGCTGGCGAATGTCTCTTCGGAATTGGTTGAGATAGATAGCCGGGGCGTTCAATGCACCATGCTCATCTGGGACGAGAAGAAGCGACTTATAGGAGAGCCTATTTCCGCCATCATCACCAAAAACTCTCGCCGCGAAGATGAA contains the following coding sequences:
- a CDS encoding thioredoxin family protein, with amino-acid sequence MQKLIVALVALACFATPVLLTVASYTSQDFSPNEDVSPRNLHGKVLFFSANWCPACRHADPVYQELRNAGYPISKVDVDSNPTLAEKYGIRSIPQFIYVVDGHEKSRISGGASANRIKRLFQGGW